One window of Klebsiella quasivariicola genomic DNA carries:
- the folA gene encoding type 3 dihydrofolate reductase, giving the protein MISLIAALAVDRVIGMENAMPWNLPADLAWFKRNTLNKPVVMGRLTWESIGRPLPGRKNIVISSKPGSDDRVQWVSSVEEAIAACGDVEEIMVIGGGRVYEQFLPKAQKLYLTHIDAEVEGDTHFPDYDPDEWESVFSEFHDADAQNSHSYCFEILERR; this is encoded by the coding sequence ATGATCAGTCTGATTGCGGCGTTAGCGGTAGATCGCGTGATTGGTATGGAAAACGCCATGCCATGGAACCTGCCTGCCGATCTCGCCTGGTTCAAGCGCAACACGTTAAATAAGCCGGTAGTGATGGGGCGTCTGACCTGGGAATCCATTGGACGCCCGTTGCCGGGGCGTAAAAACATCGTGATCAGCAGCAAACCCGGCAGCGACGATCGCGTGCAGTGGGTCTCCTCCGTTGAGGAAGCGATTGCCGCCTGCGGCGATGTGGAAGAGATTATGGTGATTGGCGGTGGACGCGTGTATGAGCAGTTTCTGCCGAAAGCGCAGAAGCTGTATCTGACTCATATCGATGCGGAAGTGGAAGGCGATACTCATTTCCCGGATTACGATCCGGACGAGTGGGAATCGGTGTTCAGTGAGTTTCATGATGCCGATGCGCAGAACTCCCACAGCTACTGCTTTGAGATCCTCGAACGCCGTTAA
- a CDS encoding MFS transporter — protein sequence MNEKIPSTRWLRIIVPVLIACIMSFMDRVNISFALPGGMEADLGITSQMAGVASGIFFIGYLFLQIPGGRIAVNGSGKKFIAWSLVAWAIVSVATGFVTHQYQLLVLRFILGVSEGGMLPVVLTMVSNWFPEKELGRANAFVMMFAPLGGMLTAPVSGAIIAALDWRWLFIIEGLLSLVVLVVWWFMISDRPQEAHWLPARERDYLVTTLAAERAAKQAEAPVSKAPVKDVFGNAGLMKLVILNFFYQTGDYGYTLWLPTILKGLTGGNMASVGFLAVLPFVATLAGIYVISLFSDHSGKRRLWVRFSLYSFAAALVASVVLRDQMVAAYIALVICGFFLKSATSPFWSMPGRIASPEVAGSARGVINGLGNLGGFCGPYLVGVMMYLYGQNVAVCALAGSLIIAGTMTFLLPKQCDLVDNDSDVAIKNQPRNA from the coding sequence ATGAACGAGAAAATTCCCAGCACCCGTTGGCTGCGTATCATTGTGCCGGTGTTAATTGCCTGCATTATGTCATTTATGGACCGGGTTAATATTAGCTTTGCCCTGCCAGGCGGCATGGAGGCCGATTTAGGCATTACCAGCCAAATGGCCGGCGTGGCCAGCGGTATCTTTTTTATTGGTTATTTATTTTTGCAAATTCCCGGTGGGCGAATTGCGGTTAACGGCAGCGGTAAAAAATTTATTGCCTGGTCGCTGGTAGCCTGGGCTATCGTTTCCGTGGCGACAGGGTTTGTGACTCATCAATATCAACTGCTGGTGCTGCGATTTATTCTCGGGGTTTCTGAAGGGGGAATGCTGCCGGTAGTGCTGACCATGGTCAGCAATTGGTTTCCGGAAAAAGAGCTGGGTCGCGCGAACGCGTTTGTGATGATGTTTGCCCCGCTCGGCGGCATGCTCACCGCGCCGGTCTCCGGCGCCATTATTGCGGCGCTTGACTGGCGTTGGCTGTTTATCATCGAAGGGCTGTTGTCGCTGGTGGTGCTGGTCGTGTGGTGGTTTATGATCAGCGACCGTCCGCAAGAGGCCCACTGGTTGCCCGCCCGCGAGCGTGACTATCTGGTGACCACCCTGGCCGCCGAGCGTGCGGCGAAGCAGGCAGAAGCCCCTGTCAGCAAGGCGCCGGTGAAGGATGTGTTTGGTAATGCCGGACTGATGAAGCTGGTGATCCTCAATTTTTTCTACCAGACCGGGGATTATGGCTACACGCTGTGGCTGCCGACCATTCTGAAGGGGTTAACCGGCGGCAACATGGCCAGCGTTGGCTTCCTGGCGGTGCTGCCGTTTGTCGCCACGCTGGCCGGGATCTATGTGATTTCGTTGTTCAGCGACCACAGCGGTAAGCGTCGTCTGTGGGTTCGCTTCTCGCTCTACAGTTTTGCGGCAGCGCTGGTGGCGTCGGTAGTGCTCCGCGACCAGATGGTGGCGGCCTATATCGCACTGGTGATCTGCGGTTTCTTTCTCAAATCGGCTACCAGTCCGTTCTGGTCGATGCCGGGGCGTATCGCTTCGCCGGAGGTGGCGGGCAGCGCACGCGGAGTGATCAATGGCCTGGGCAATCTCGGCGGATTCTGTGGCCCCTATCTGGTGGGCGTGATGATGTATCTCTACGGCCAGAATGTGGCGGTCTGCGCCCTGGCCGGTTCGTTGATTATCGCCGGCACAATGACCTTTCTGCTACCGAAGCAATGCGATCTGGTCGACAACGATTCTGATGTGGCGATCAAGAATCAACCCCGAAATGCGTAA
- a CDS encoding 2-hydroxyacid dehydrogenase, which produces MKSVIPRAVLLVAPVIETLQLQLAEHFPLLRLYEQDDPIAFLREQGENIAVVVTRGDVGVANSVLELLPQAGLIAIFGVGTDAVDLAYARSRQIAVTITSGVLTNDVADLAMGLLLAGSRQLCQGDRFVREGRWLSGGMPLATQVSGKRIGLLGMGNIGQAIARRARGFDMQVLYTDRKKIAGLDYQWCADLHTLAHESDFLVIAASGGEANRGIIDASVFNVMPAHAWLINIARGSLVDEKALIHALQNGVIAGAGLDVFEQEPQVPAALIALDNVVLQPHVASATQETRQKMSEVVFANVAAWFAGAALPNAID; this is translated from the coding sequence ATGAAGAGTGTTATTCCCCGCGCTGTCCTTTTAGTGGCCCCCGTAATTGAAACCCTGCAGCTGCAGCTGGCGGAGCATTTCCCGCTGCTGCGTCTCTACGAGCAGGACGATCCGATCGCCTTTCTGCGTGAACAAGGAGAGAACATTGCCGTCGTGGTCACTCGCGGCGACGTCGGCGTAGCAAACAGCGTCCTTGAGTTGCTGCCTCAGGCTGGGCTGATTGCCATCTTCGGCGTCGGTACCGATGCGGTGGATCTGGCGTATGCCCGCTCGCGGCAAATTGCCGTCACCATCACCTCCGGGGTGTTGACGAATGATGTCGCTGACCTGGCGATGGGGCTGCTGCTGGCCGGTTCCCGTCAGCTCTGTCAGGGCGATCGCTTTGTCCGCGAGGGACGCTGGCTGAGCGGTGGTATGCCGTTGGCGACTCAGGTCAGCGGGAAGCGTATCGGCCTGCTGGGTATGGGGAATATTGGCCAGGCGATCGCCCGCCGGGCGCGGGGTTTTGATATGCAGGTGCTGTATACCGACCGTAAAAAGATAGCGGGCCTCGATTATCAGTGGTGTGCCGACCTGCATACCCTGGCACATGAGAGCGATTTTCTGGTGATTGCCGCATCCGGCGGCGAGGCGAACCGCGGCATCATCGACGCCTCGGTGTTTAACGTGATGCCGGCGCATGCCTGGCTTATCAATATTGCCCGCGGTTCGCTGGTGGATGAAAAGGCGTTGATCCACGCGTTACAAAACGGCGTTATCGCCGGGGCCGGGCTCGATGTTTTCGAACAGGAACCCCAGGTCCCGGCGGCGCTGATCGCCCTCGATAACGTGGTGCTGCAGCCGCATGTCGCCAGCGCCACGCAGGAAACACGACAGAAAATGAGCGAAGTGGTTTTTGCTAACGTCGCCGCCTGGTTTGCCGGCGCAGCGCTGCCAAACGCTATCGATTAA
- a CDS encoding LacI family DNA-binding transcriptional regulator gives MKAQRITLHDIAELAGVTKMTVSRYLRTPEKVKPETAERIASVIAEIGYQPDPDNPAMTSVAVPRIGVLIPSFHNQIFADLLAGIESVAAGHGYQTLVVNYDYDRQREEEQIAAVLAFNVKGLLLTESVHSLRADKYLNAAKIPIAEVMGLAENPGRINVGFDNFQAGFDMTTMLLASGKRRIIYFGSMSDVRDEQRYLGYCRAMENAGLAVGRIAPNKVSSVSIGTGMMTLARQMYADMDGILCTNDDLAVGVLQECLASGISVPQELAIAGFHGLEIGQIVSPRLASVLTPRFEMGKVATEILIKKIKGLPTIEKVDLHYRLSMGETI, from the coding sequence ATGAAAGCACAACGCATTACTCTCCATGATATTGCCGAGCTGGCTGGCGTAACCAAGATGACCGTTAGCCGCTATTTGCGCACCCCGGAAAAGGTGAAACCGGAGACGGCGGAGCGCATTGCCAGCGTGATAGCGGAGATCGGCTATCAGCCCGACCCGGATAATCCGGCGATGACCAGCGTCGCCGTGCCGCGGATTGGCGTACTCATTCCCTCCTTTCATAATCAAATTTTTGCCGATCTGCTGGCCGGCATCGAATCTGTCGCCGCCGGGCATGGCTACCAGACGCTGGTGGTGAATTACGACTACGATCGCCAGCGTGAAGAGGAGCAGATTGCCGCCGTGCTGGCGTTTAACGTGAAAGGACTGCTGCTGACCGAGTCGGTGCACTCCCTGCGGGCGGACAAGTATCTGAATGCCGCGAAGATCCCGATCGCCGAAGTGATGGGGCTGGCGGAGAATCCAGGACGCATTAACGTCGGATTCGATAACTTCCAGGCCGGCTTCGATATGACCACCATGCTGCTGGCCAGCGGTAAACGACGGATCATCTACTTCGGCTCGATGTCCGACGTCCGCGACGAGCAGCGTTATCTGGGCTACTGTCGGGCGATGGAGAATGCCGGGCTGGCGGTGGGGCGCATTGCGCCGAATAAAGTCTCGTCGGTTTCCATTGGCACCGGCATGATGACCCTGGCGCGGCAAATGTACGCCGATATGGACGGTATCCTGTGCACTAATGACGACCTGGCGGTGGGCGTGTTACAGGAGTGCCTGGCATCCGGTATCAGCGTGCCCCAGGAGCTGGCTATCGCGGGCTTTCATGGCCTGGAGATCGGCCAGATCGTCTCTCCCCGGCTGGCCAGCGTCCTGACGCCGCGCTTCGAGATGGGTAAGGTGGCGACAGAGATTTTAATAAAGAAAATCAAAGGACTGCCCACTATTGAAAAGGTGGATCTCCACTACCGCCTGTCGATGGGCGAAACGATTTAA
- a CDS encoding YhcH/YjgK/YiaL family protein: protein MIIDTLTAAAENELYPPVIRQALQAVLQQQPHALPPGKYTVESDNVFFTVVEGHTRPLGEQRPEYHRQYLDIHIVLKGEEIIGAGNKGLPVVEDGPFNTAQDIGFCQAIDSETLIHLHPEELAILFPGELHRPMACLEQGAALRKIVVKIDRALL from the coding sequence ATGATTATCGATACCTTAACCGCCGCCGCCGAAAATGAGCTCTATCCGCCGGTGATTCGCCAGGCGCTGCAGGCCGTGTTACAGCAACAACCGCACGCGCTGCCGCCGGGGAAATATACCGTCGAGAGTGATAATGTGTTTTTTACCGTCGTCGAAGGCCATACCCGGCCGCTGGGCGAGCAACGTCCGGAATATCATCGTCAATATCTCGATATTCACATTGTGCTGAAAGGCGAAGAGATCATCGGTGCCGGGAATAAAGGGCTGCCGGTCGTTGAAGATGGCCCCTTCAACACGGCGCAGGATATCGGTTTCTGCCAGGCTATCGACAGCGAAACGCTGATTCATCTCCACCCGGAAGAGCTGGCGATCCTCTTCCCCGGTGAATTACACCGCCCGATGGCCTGCCTCGAACAAGGCGCAGCGTTGCGCAAAATCGTGGTCAAAATCGATCGCGCGCTGCTGTAA
- the kefF gene encoding glutathione-regulated potassium-efflux system oxidoreductase KefF: MILIIYAHPYPQHSHANKRMLEQAGTLEGVEIRSLYQLYPDFNIDIAAEQAALARADLVIWQHPMQWYSVPPLLKLWMDKVLAHGWAYGHNGIALRGKSLMWAVTTGGGESHFDIGSFPGFPVLAQPLQATALYCGMKWLPPFAMHCTFICDDETLQEQARHYRQRLIDWQEAHQNG, from the coding sequence ATGATTCTGATAATTTATGCGCATCCTTATCCGCAGCATTCTCATGCGAATAAGCGAATGCTTGAACAGGCAGGGACGCTTGAAGGCGTAGAGATACGCTCCCTCTATCAACTCTATCCTGACTTTAATATCGATATCGCCGCCGAGCAGGCGGCGCTGGCCCGTGCCGATCTGGTTATCTGGCAGCATCCCATGCAGTGGTATAGCGTACCGCCGCTGCTGAAGCTGTGGATGGACAAAGTGCTGGCGCACGGCTGGGCCTATGGCCACAACGGTATTGCCCTGCGCGGTAAATCGCTGATGTGGGCGGTGACCACCGGCGGCGGTGAAAGCCACTTCGACATCGGTTCATTTCCCGGTTTTCCGGTGCTGGCGCAGCCGTTGCAGGCAACTGCGCTTTACTGCGGCATGAAATGGCTGCCGCCGTTTGCCATGCACTGCACCTTTATCTGCGATGACGAAACGCTGCAGGAGCAGGCCCGCCATTATCGTCAACGCTTAATTGACTGGCAGGAGGCACATCAGAATGGATAG
- the idnO gene encoding gluconate 5-dehydrogenase has protein sequence MNDLFSLQGKRILITGAGQGIGFVMAQGLAQYGAEIIINDLSAPRADDAVMKLRDEGATAHAAVFNVTDAEAVEEAIANIEAHLGPIDVLFNNAGIQRRHPFTEFPVQEWNDVISVNQTAVFLVSQAVAKRMVDRQQGKIINICSMQSELGRDTITPYAAAKGAVKMLTRGMCVELARHNIQVNGIAPGYFNTAMTRTLVEDKAFTDWLCKRTPAARWGDPQELVGAAVFLSSNASNFVNGHLLFVDGGMLVAV, from the coding sequence ATGAACGATCTTTTCAGCTTACAAGGTAAACGCATTTTAATTACGGGCGCAGGACAGGGGATCGGTTTTGTCATGGCCCAGGGTCTGGCGCAATATGGCGCAGAAATCATTATTAATGACCTTTCTGCCCCGCGAGCGGACGATGCGGTGATGAAGCTCCGCGACGAAGGCGCCACCGCCCATGCTGCGGTATTTAACGTGACCGATGCCGAGGCCGTTGAAGAAGCCATTGCCAATATCGAAGCGCATCTTGGCCCGATTGACGTGTTATTCAATAACGCCGGGATCCAGCGCCGCCACCCGTTTACCGAATTCCCGGTGCAGGAATGGAATGACGTGATTTCAGTTAACCAGACGGCGGTATTTCTCGTCTCTCAGGCCGTCGCGAAGCGCATGGTTGACCGCCAGCAGGGAAAAATCATCAATATCTGCTCCATGCAGAGCGAGCTGGGGCGCGACACCATCACCCCCTACGCCGCCGCCAAAGGCGCGGTGAAGATGCTAACCCGCGGGATGTGCGTTGAGCTGGCGCGGCACAACATTCAGGTCAACGGCATTGCCCCGGGCTACTTTAATACGGCGATGACCCGGACGCTGGTTGAGGATAAGGCGTTTACCGACTGGTTATGCAAACGCACCCCTGCCGCCCGCTGGGGCGATCCGCAGGAGCTGGTCGGCGCTGCCGTCTTTTTATCGTCAAACGCGTCGAATTTCGTCAACGGCCATCTGCTGTTTGTTGATGGCGGCATGCTGGTCGCGGTCTGA
- the kefC gene encoding glutathione-regulated potassium-efflux system protein KefC: MDSHTLIQALIYLGAAALIVPIAVRLGLGSVLGYLIAGCIIGPWGLRLVTDAEAILHFAEIGVVLMLFVIGLELDPQRLWKLRASVFGGGALQMVACGVLIGLFCMLLGLRWQVAELIGMTLALSSTAIAMQAMNERNLTVSQMGRSAFAVLLFQDIAAIPLVAMIPLLAASGGATSLVAFALSALKVAAALALVVALGRYLTRPLLRFVARSGLREVFSAVALFLVFGFGLLLEEVGLSMAMGAFLAGVLLASSEYRHALESDIEPFKGLLLGLFFIGVGMSIDFGTLVTHPLRIVILLVGFLAIKMLMLWLIARPLGVPRAQRRWFAVLLGQGSEFAFVVFGAARMADVLDGEWAKALTLAVALSMAATPILLVLLTRMEKSSSGQARDADEIDEEQPRVIVAGFGRFGQIAGRLLLSSGVKMVILDHDPDHVDTLRKFDMKVFYGDATRVDLLESAGAEKAEVLINAIDDPHVSLELVARVKEHFPHLQIISRARDVDHYIQLRQAGVDAPERETFEAALKSGRMTLEALGLGAYEARERADLFRRFNLQMVEEMVAMAENDAASRVAVFKRTSDMLTGIINEDRHHLSLVQRHGWQGTEEGRHTGDIADEPENKPSA; the protein is encoded by the coding sequence ATGGATAGCCATACGCTGATACAAGCGCTGATTTACCTGGGCGCCGCGGCGCTGATTGTGCCCATCGCCGTCCGCCTGGGGCTGGGGTCGGTGCTGGGCTATCTGATCGCCGGCTGTATTATCGGCCCGTGGGGGCTGCGGCTGGTGACCGACGCCGAGGCGATTCTGCACTTTGCCGAGATCGGCGTGGTGCTGATGCTGTTCGTCATTGGTCTGGAGCTGGATCCGCAGCGGCTGTGGAAGCTACGCGCCTCGGTGTTTGGCGGCGGCGCGCTGCAGATGGTGGCCTGCGGGGTGTTGATCGGCTTGTTCTGCATGCTGCTGGGCCTGCGCTGGCAGGTGGCCGAGCTGATCGGCATGACCCTGGCGCTCTCTTCCACAGCCATTGCGATGCAGGCGATGAATGAGCGTAATCTGACGGTGTCGCAGATGGGGCGCAGCGCCTTCGCGGTGCTGCTGTTTCAGGATATCGCGGCGATCCCGCTGGTGGCGATGATCCCGCTGCTGGCGGCCAGCGGTGGCGCCACCTCGCTGGTGGCGTTTGCTCTTTCCGCATTGAAGGTGGCCGCGGCGCTGGCGCTGGTGGTGGCCCTGGGGCGCTATCTGACCCGTCCGCTGCTGCGCTTTGTCGCCCGTTCCGGACTGCGCGAAGTGTTCAGCGCCGTGGCCCTGTTCCTGGTTTTCGGCTTTGGTTTATTGCTGGAAGAGGTCGGGCTGTCGATGGCGATGGGGGCGTTTCTCGCCGGGGTGCTGCTGGCCAGCTCCGAGTATCGTCATGCGCTGGAAAGCGATATTGAGCCGTTTAAAGGACTGCTGCTGGGGCTGTTCTTTATCGGCGTCGGCATGTCGATTGATTTCGGCACTCTCGTGACCCATCCGCTGCGTATTGTGATTTTGCTGGTCGGTTTCCTGGCGATAAAAATGCTGATGCTGTGGCTTATCGCCAGGCCGCTTGGCGTGCCGCGCGCCCAGCGCCGCTGGTTTGCGGTGCTGCTGGGGCAGGGAAGTGAGTTCGCGTTTGTGGTCTTTGGCGCCGCGCGGATGGCGGATGTACTGGACGGCGAATGGGCAAAGGCGTTGACCCTGGCGGTCGCCCTGTCGATGGCGGCAACCCCCATTCTGCTGGTGCTGCTGACCCGCATGGAGAAATCGTCCAGCGGCCAGGCGCGTGACGCTGACGAGATTGATGAAGAGCAGCCGCGGGTGATTGTCGCCGGCTTTGGCCGCTTCGGACAGATTGCCGGGCGACTGCTGCTCTCAAGCGGGGTGAAGATGGTGATCCTCGATCACGATCCGGACCATGTCGATACCCTGCGCAAATTTGATATGAAGGTCTTCTACGGCGATGCCACCCGGGTCGATCTGCTGGAGTCAGCCGGTGCGGAAAAGGCGGAAGTGCTGATCAATGCCATTGACGATCCGCACGTCAGCCTGGAGCTGGTGGCGAGGGTGAAAGAACATTTCCCGCATCTGCAGATTATCTCCCGCGCCCGCGATGTCGATCATTATATCCAGCTGCGTCAGGCTGGCGTTGACGCGCCGGAGCGTGAAACCTTCGAGGCCGCGCTGAAGTCCGGCCGAATGACGCTGGAGGCGCTGGGGCTTGGCGCCTATGAAGCGCGCGAGCGGGCCGATCTGTTCCGTCGTTTCAACCTGCAAATGGTCGAAGAGATGGTGGCGATGGCGGAAAACGACGCGGCGTCGCGGGTGGCGGTCTTCAAGCGGACCAGCGATATGCTCACCGGCATCATCAACGAAGATCGACATCATCTGTCGCTGGTGCAGCGCCATGGCTGGCAGGGAACGGAAGAGGGCAGGCATACCGGGGATATTGCCGATGAGCCGGAAAATAAGCCCTCTGCCTGA
- a CDS encoding gluconokinase, with amino-acid sequence MAGQCIILMGVSGTGKSTVGQALAHALGAKFIDGDDLHPRSNIVKMATSQPLNDEDRQPWLTRIADVIFSLEQKNESGVLVCSALKKRYRDRLREGNAKLRFLWLTGDYDCILQRMRQRKGHFMPEALLRSQFAALETPDASESDVLAVDITPDVASIVAHSLTLLHPQQPQRIPA; translated from the coding sequence ATGGCAGGACAATGCATTATTTTGATGGGCGTCTCCGGGACCGGCAAATCCACCGTCGGTCAGGCATTGGCCCACGCGCTGGGGGCGAAATTTATCGACGGCGACGACCTTCATCCACGCAGCAATATCGTCAAAATGGCCACCAGCCAGCCGCTGAATGATGAGGATCGTCAACCGTGGCTGACGCGTATCGCCGACGTTATTTTCAGCCTTGAGCAGAAAAACGAGTCTGGTGTATTGGTCTGTTCCGCATTGAAAAAGCGCTATCGCGACCGCCTGCGTGAGGGGAACGCGAAGCTACGCTTCCTGTGGTTGACCGGGGATTATGACTGCATTTTGCAGCGTATGCGCCAGCGTAAAGGCCACTTTATGCCAGAGGCGCTACTGCGTAGCCAGTTCGCCGCCCTGGAGACGCCAGACGCCAGTGAAAGCGATGTTCTGGCCGTCGATATTACCCCCGACGTCGCCAGTATTGTCGCCCACTCATTAACGTTACTTCATCCGCAACAACCGCAGAGGATCCCGGCATGA
- a CDS encoding YgdI/YgdR family lipoprotein gives MRNNILVASALAATAIMFVAGCSSNQSIKTTDGKTIVTSGKPQVDDDTGLVSYKNAETGRVEQINRDQVKSMDELDN, from the coding sequence ATGCGGAACAATATTCTGGTGGCATCCGCACTGGCAGCGACGGCAATCATGTTCGTGGCCGGCTGCTCATCGAATCAGTCGATCAAAACCACCGACGGCAAGACCATTGTCACCAGCGGCAAACCGCAGGTGGATGATGATACCGGCCTCGTTTCTTACAAAAATGCCGAAACCGGCCGCGTGGAGCAGATTAACCGCGACCAGGTAAAATCCATGGATGAGCTGGATAACTAA